A stretch of Arachis hypogaea cultivar Tifrunner chromosome 15, arahy.Tifrunner.gnm2.J5K5, whole genome shotgun sequence DNA encodes these proteins:
- the LOC140179259 gene encoding uncharacterized protein — MANHLAESLAEMDDQVFPDDILMEIFIQTDPKTVARCKTASTTWHVPLSSDEFRRDNTLANIRKHHKVLRQIGDQERYCSTESFCLVDCIDRGRVAAPMLEQLGIHGWWSVIGSDYGMICVWYSPTDFDLRLLVCNPLLRVAQQLDDPADTLYRQAFIGYTFGYRMGTDNYYVIHMSKRHLVDRFLHCNVFNSANGCWKHEYINDQRHTHLGASSVFHLGKAVWVNWGGRGATIATHVVVLDAGTFLLSKIRINRSSI; from the coding sequence ATGGCTAATCATTTGGCGGAGTCGTTGGCTGAGATGGATGATCAGGTATTTCCGGACGATATCTTGATGGAGATATTCATCCAGACAGACCCAAAGACAGTGGCGAGATGTAAAACCGCAAGCACAACTTGGCATGTCCCACTGTCTTCCGATGAATTTAGGAGGGACAACACGCTCGCAAATATCAGGAAACACCATAAGGTGTTGCGCCAGATTGGTGACCAGGAGAGGTACTGTTCAACAGAGTCTTTCTGTCTTGTGGACTGTATAGACAGAGGAAGAGTAGCCGCGCCAATGCTAGAACAACTAGGTATTCACGGATGGTGGAGTGTTATCGGCTCCGATTACGGTATGATCTGTGTCTGGTATAGCCCGACTGATTTTGATTTGAGACTCCTGGTATGTAACCCACTGTTGCGAGTCGCTCAGCAACTGGACGACCCGGCCGACACCCTATATAGACAAGCCTTTATCGGATACACATTTGGATACCGGATGGGAACTGACAATTACTACGTCATCCATATGTCAAAGAGGCACCTTGTAGACAGGTTTTTGCACTGTAATGTTTTTAATTCCGCAAACGGATGCTGGAAACACGAGTACATAAACGATCAGCGTCACACTCACCTCGGTGCGAGCTCGGTGTTCCACCTTGGTAAGGCCGTGTGGGTCAACTGGGGTGGACGTGGTGCCACGATTGCAACGCATGTGGTCGTTCTGGATGCAGGCACCTTTCTTCTGAGCAAGATTCGGATAAACCGTAGCTCAATTTAG